In Acaryochloris sp. CCMEE 5410, the following proteins share a genomic window:
- a CDS encoding DUF2933 domain-containing protein encodes MAQHFRWRWRSPVGIALLVCLGVATFLVVTKAPALSWLFLLVCPLMHLFMHGGHGGHSGQGNQEESDRD; translated from the coding sequence ATGGCTCAGCATTTTCGTTGGCGCTGGCGATCGCCAGTTGGCATCGCGCTGTTAGTCTGTCTGGGGGTGGCGACCTTCCTGGTCGTCACCAAAGCGCCTGCCCTATCCTGGCTGTTTCTGCTGGTTTGTCCTTTGATGCATCTGTTTATGCATGGGGGACATGGAGGTCACAGTGGGCAGGGCAACCAGGAAGAGAGCGATAGGGATTGA
- a CDS encoding four-helix bundle copper-binding protein: MLLNHEEYQSSFDEAMKCMVECEHCTEACIGKPEMAKCARTCLDCAEICRTAATFMVRGSYFVAHLARACAEICEACAQECEQHEMEHCKKCAQACRRAVDAYRQIASVAK; encoded by the coding sequence ATGCTGCTTAATCACGAAGAATATCAGTCTAGCTTTGATGAGGCCATGAAGTGCATGGTGGAGTGTGAACACTGTACCGAAGCCTGCATCGGTAAACCAGAGATGGCCAAGTGTGCCCGCACTTGTTTAGATTGCGCTGAAATCTGCCGTACAGCGGCGACCTTTATGGTTCGTGGCTCCTACTTTGTTGCCCACCTCGCGAGAGCTTGTGCCGAAATTTGTGAAGCTTGCGCTCAAGAGTGTGAACAGCACGAGATGGAACACTGCAAAAAGTGTGCTCAGGCTTGTCGTAGAGCAGTTGACGCCTACCGTCAAATCGCAAGCGTAGCCAAGTAA
- a CDS encoding MBL fold metallo-hydrolase — protein MLFRQLFDSESSTYTYLIADPKLKEAILVDPVLEQVERDCRLLKELDLTLRYCLETHIHADHITGTGKLRELTGCRGIVPDQAQASCADRQIQDLEILELGEIVIQAIATPGHTDSHMAYHLNNNAVLTGDSLFIRGCGRTDFQSGDAGILYDSVTQQLFTLPAPTLVYPAHDYRGCTVSTMGEELRWNPRFAGRDRNGFIDFMNHLDLPDPKKMMEAVPANEQCGRTSVAA, from the coding sequence ATGCTGTTTCGTCAATTGTTTGATAGTGAATCAAGTACCTACACCTACCTGATTGCAGATCCTAAGCTTAAGGAAGCCATACTTGTTGATCCGGTCCTGGAGCAGGTAGAGAGAGACTGCCGATTGCTGAAAGAACTGGACCTGACTCTCCGCTATTGCCTAGAAACCCATATTCATGCAGACCACATCACTGGCACTGGCAAGCTGCGGGAACTGACGGGTTGCCGAGGCATTGTCCCCGATCAGGCTCAGGCAAGCTGCGCGGATCGACAGATTCAGGATCTGGAGATTTTGGAACTCGGTGAGATTGTGATTCAGGCGATCGCAACCCCAGGGCACACTGACAGCCACATGGCTTATCACCTCAACAACAACGCAGTTCTCACTGGCGATTCTCTTTTTATCAGGGGGTGTGGGCGCACCGATTTCCAGAGTGGTGATGCAGGTATTCTGTACGATTCCGTCACCCAGCAGCTGTTTACGCTACCGGCCCCCACGCTCGTTTATCCGGCCCACGACTACCGAGGATGTACTGTTTCGACGATGGGTGAAGAGCTGCGATGGAATCCTCGGTTTGCAGGCCGAGACCGCAACGGTTTCATTGACTTTATGAACCATCTAGACCTCCCTGATCCCAAGAAAATGATGGAGGCGGTTCCTGCCAATGAGCAATGTGGCCGGACATCGGTGGCGGCATAA
- a CDS encoding heavy metal-responsive transcriptional regulator, whose translation MVVATRLKIGEVSKQTSTSVGALRYYESLGLLESERGENGYRYYPQEAVQQVLFIKKAQALGFSLEDIHEVLTMHQQGDVPCEFVQSLLQDKIEQLEVQIQKMMAFKSEMEQYRDRWSTSQPSLQPGDICPLISTILL comes from the coding sequence ATGGTTGTTGCGACACGCTTAAAAATTGGTGAGGTCTCCAAGCAGACCAGTACCTCTGTGGGGGCGTTGCGCTACTACGAGAGCCTTGGCTTACTAGAATCAGAGCGAGGCGAGAACGGCTACCGCTATTATCCCCAGGAAGCGGTGCAGCAGGTGCTGTTTATCAAGAAGGCACAGGCTCTTGGATTTTCTCTGGAGGATATCCATGAGGTGTTGACTATGCATCAGCAGGGAGATGTACCTTGTGAATTTGTTCAATCTCTCCTTCAAGACAAGATCGAACAACTTGAGGTTCAGATCCAGAAGATGATGGCATTTAAATCAGAGATGGAACAATATCGAGATCGCTGGTCTACTAGCCAACCCTCTCTTCAACCGGGTGATATCTGCCCTTTGATTTCAACTATTCTGCTGTAA
- the rppA gene encoding two-component system response regulator RppA has protein sequence MRVLLVEDEPDLGAAIERTLTQEAYIVDWAQDGLEAWGYLESQWTQYTLAIFDWLLPGLSGVELCQRLRAQNSPLPVLMLTAKDRPEDTAAGLDAGADDYLIKPFRKIELLARLRALQRRSPHFQPQQLQVGQLTLDYGTHNVSITNEGQDPQNVLLTHKEFQLLEYFMQHPRQIVSRDQILNQLWGADADAVSNVVAALMRQLRRKLSERGCDDAIETIYGIGYRLNLDHE, from the coding sequence ATGCGAGTCTTATTGGTCGAAGATGAACCCGATCTGGGAGCAGCTATTGAGCGCACCCTTACCCAGGAAGCCTACATCGTGGACTGGGCACAAGATGGCTTAGAAGCTTGGGGCTATCTCGAAAGTCAGTGGACTCAATACACGCTAGCCATTTTCGATTGGTTATTGCCTGGTCTTTCTGGGGTTGAACTGTGTCAGCGGCTTCGCGCCCAGAACAGCCCCCTACCGGTGCTGATGCTGACGGCAAAAGACCGTCCTGAGGACACAGCAGCAGGATTAGATGCGGGCGCTGACGACTATCTCATCAAACCCTTTCGTAAAATTGAGCTATTGGCCCGACTGCGGGCGCTGCAGCGGCGATCGCCCCATTTCCAACCTCAGCAGCTCCAGGTCGGTCAGCTAACCCTAGACTATGGCACTCACAACGTCTCGATTACCAATGAAGGACAAGACCCACAAAATGTATTGTTAACCCATAAAGAATTTCAGCTTTTGGAATATTTCATGCAGCATCCGAGGCAAATAGTCAGCCGAGATCAGATTCTCAATCAACTTTGGGGGGCTGATGCTGATGCTGTTAGTAATGTGGTGGCTGCGCTGATGCGTCAACTGCGGCGCAAGCTTTCTGAACGGGGCTGTGACGATGCCATTGAGACGATCTACGGGATTGGCTATCGTCTGAATTTAGACCATGAATGA